The Octopus sinensis linkage group LG18, ASM634580v1, whole genome shotgun sequence genome segment tattctagagaagaaaTGAACTAGAGAGTAAAGTGGAGGAATGATAACAGACGTgatatatgcagggatattgtatctgctgttccaatagtattttattttaaataacttaAAAAAGAATCCTCGATTCAATAACACCGTttacaaactctatgcttggaatgactaATTTTAAATACTGTTAGAATTTACACACAAGATACAGGAAATAATGGAACAGCAGATACAATATCCTTGCCTATCTCACGTCTGTTATCATTCCTCCATTTCACTCTCAATTTCAtttcttctctagaataactattgcttaacaattttctcacaccgtctctgatgaaggaatatatacaatatgccggaaacagctgtaagacattttcTTTAtgattgtctgaaatctttcacagccttggatttttatctcattctgttaattttttatatatactcatgctggtatatgacctacgttggactcctcattcgcatagtcaccgaacctggagcttaactatagtctgtccctAGCACTTACTCACCATTACCTTACaccttatatgatatatatacatgtctaaatatgtatgtgtgtgtgttctcctccaagtaagttttgttatttataattgtgACGCGAAAGTCTACAACTCTTTGCTTGACCTTCCCTTCCTTccccatctccccctctctctcactcttccgcATCTCTCTCTCACAGCCACTTGtcatcctctatctctctctctctctctcactcctcctcatctctttcACAGCCGGGCGAGTTGCTTCCTTTCGCCGCTGGCATTATAACAGTGAACACTGTTCTTCTAGCGCTCTTAGAATCTTTCCTCGTGTAGGCCAGCATTAAGGCCctcattgtctgttttttttgtttgttttatttcttgtactgtatttttcgtacttgtaattttattctgtatttttattttttgtatttttatttgtattttattttgtaattttatttgtatcgtttttacgtcctggtTTTGTCACATGTTtaactttccttgtttttacccctctgcgaagtaattttatttaattccttcgcaggaaggattagttccacgagtcgtgttctgtcctcaccttcgaaacacactggagttgaactagggacagctgatgaagaggATTTTTCCTTCTGTAGTTTGTCTGGTACTCTGTTTTTTCCGTTTAGGTCCGTTTccacgtttgtttttacgttttcgtttctcgttgagttctacgtctatttgtggtgtcctgtactcacgtatatatatttatatatgcatgtatatatacatgtagatgtaggtacgtacatatatgtatgtatgcatgtattttatttattacactattgtatgactgagcgccctcgcgtcgattcgattcgcttcgtttcgtttcatctcctccaagtaagttttgttatatatatatatatatatataatatatatatatatataatatatatatatatatatatatatatatgtgtgtgtgtgtatgtatgcatgtatgtatgtatgtatgtatgtatgtatgtatgtatgtatgtatgtatatatgtatgtatgtgtgtatgtatgtacacatgtatcgGCTTTCGAAAAACGTGAAAtcgtgaaatcatgtgttgaaatagatattgttatacttaGGCATGGTCATATTTTGGcaattaaacatatatactatagatTTGATCATCActtcaactttattattatttcagtcttTTCATTTGTCAAATTTCTTTCAGCTCACCTCCCAAGTGGGGTAGAGAATCGTTGAAGTGGTtgcaggatgtgtgacgaaagatctttggcaaataatctaaaataatgataataaagctgaagtgaagaccaaatatatagtatGTGCACTTAATTGGCAACATATGGCCCTCCCcaagtataactatatatatgcaggcgCGCGTGCGTATGTTGGTGTCTGTTCGTTTGTGAATTTGTGCATAACTTGCAGAATATCATAGATATACATGTTACTCAAAACTCAACAAGCCTGAATATTATCGATGTTCATTCCCTAGAACCCACCGAGATACATCTTTCTCCTCTGTCAGAGAGTTTCTTTCCGCGCGTGGTAAGTTTGCATGAACAATTTTATGGACTGAAACCGCAAAAATTgctcataaatatatagacattccTTATAGCATTTTGTTAGTTCCATTTGTAATATTTTacggattatttatttatttacaaatgtttTCGATTTCTAAATAATTTGGGGTCGCTGACTTAACGCCATCCTTTTTTCTGTAGGGACTAAAATCATTCCAGGAATAACATTCCAAGAGTAAAAGCAACGCAAGAAATAACACATCCCGAGAATAACGACTCCTGAAAATAAGGTATTGACTGGGAAAAAGCTACATCTATACTCCAATATAAATGACTTTAGTATATCATTACGAATGATATTTCGCAGCCAAGTATACTGTACCACCAGGACTAATGCATACGTATTTATACCAAGTCAATAAAAGACAACACAGGTTAACTCCAAGCTAACTACAATGCATTACAagaaataacatatacatatctatatatgtgccaAGACAGTAACATATCAGAGTCAGAGTCTCTAACTCTACCTAAGTACAATGAATCAACAGCAATAATATGTATTTACCTAGAAAATAACCTATTTTCCACACGAAAAAAATCACTCACCACCGAGTACAATGAAACGCTGCAAATGATATCTTCATATCCGAAAACTATAACGCATCATTGAAGATAACGTGCTACAAAGTACTATGCTGTTACAGAAataacgcatatacatgtatctaaacactaacacctacacatacataataacttGCTGCCAAGTACAATGAAATACTAGAAATAACCCATCCAAATGTGCCAAGAATCTCATGGATATCATTGTATGAACATCTGTTATTGGCGTTGTTTTCCTTCCATTTCAAAACACACAGTAAAAACGAAAGATATCATTAGATCACCatcaacatacatagatatatgaatatatttatgtatatagacttctatacgtaaatatacatacattatatatatagatacatatatatatatataatatatatatatatatatatatatacgtgtgtgtgtgtatgtgtgtgtgtttatttatacatgtacttCTAACTAGCTATTGTAAATCAATGGATGATGCATTAGTAACATAATGACTCGGTCTAAAACAACAGCGAGAACACAAGCAACCACAGCAAAACTATTACTACCATTTGCAACAGCATCACCAACAGCAGCACCATCTATTATAACACTACCAATATCAATAACAACTACGCCTAGGACAGCAgcttcagcaacagcagcagggtCAACACCAACATTATCAAGATCTCCAAAAATAGAAACGGTAATATcaacattaatataaaatttattgctTTTAGCATCAACATCTTAGTATCTGTGTAGCACAGTTGGTTTGTGTTGACGAAGTAAGACTTCCTGAATAATCCTCAGAAATTTgtagaatataaaaattaaaataaaattgtagtTATTATAAATAgagttataattaaaattttgaagaaaagcaaagaacaaaaaaaaaacaacaacaaaagcatttCAAAAACGATGTTGCCAAAACAAGAACATGATATTGTGACCAATTGCTCTCCACACCGTTAtgagttacaacaacaacaacaacaagaacagcaacagcaaaagcagcagcaacaacatccacaacaaccgcaacagcaacaacagcaacagcagcagcagcagccacagcaacaacaacaaccacatcatcttctccatcatcaacatcatcttcttcagcatcatcatcttcatcagcagACACAGCAGCCACAGTATCAGCTTCAAAAGCAGAAGCAACAACCGGAGCAAAATGATGAACAGATGATCACCAGAAACTCTCCATTAAACTTGCGTTCCTCTCCTCTAAATCTAAGGCAGCTACAATTACCACAAGAGCATCATTTGCAGCTACAACCGCAGCAGCATCCtcttcatcaacaacagcaatataatCAACAAGCACCACCTCAATCACCAAAATCACCAAAATCGCCAAAATCTCCAAAGTCACCAATATCGCCCAAATCTCCAAAATCACCCAACTCACCCCattcaccacaacaacaacaacagcagcaacaacaacatcaattgcAGCCTCAACAACACCCTTCACAGATTCCGCCACAACCTCAACAAAATAAGTCGCCCCcacaccagcaacaacatcaattacaACTACAAGAACAACACAGGAAATCAccgcaacaacaccagcaacaacatcaattacaACTACAAGAACAACACAGGAAATCaccacaacaacaccagcaacaacaatcccCACCAAACCAaccaaaccaacaacaacaacttcaacaacagcatcaacatctaCATCAAAAACCACCACTTCCTCGACAACAGCGCCCACAATTACAAGTTGAGCCTCAGCAATATTCCAGACAAGCTTTACAAATGCGCAACGAGATTCAAACAAAGGAAGTGTGTGCAGCGAAATTCTGTGTCAGAGACAATGGCATTACGTCTAAAGAATCGGAAATACAGAATCAGATAACAGGAgacaaaattgaaaaggaagatatTCTAGTCCGAGGTACGTTCCATTCtttatacatagatgcacacacacacaccacacacacacacacatacacacacacacacaccacacacacacacacacacacacacacatatatatatatatatatatatatatacaaacatatgtatatttgtgtattatatacatacatatatacatatatatattgatagaaatatcaagacagcaaaagaatgaaagagacctcgatattatgtaaatagaggaatttatctgtaaatataatatgtgacaattattaggtagccatgataaaactccgagtttcggatgtcggggcatcGGCTGATAACTGAAaagatgccggcgtgggtttcggccccgacatccgaaattcgaagttttatcatggctaacaAATaattgaaactagaatcaatcaatcaatcaatcatatatatatatatataaccaatgttTATATCGAACAAGAAAATATTCAATACAGAATACAGAGTGTATTTATATTACGTAGATGTTATATTCCTAGCCAAGAGTTTCATGAACTCTATGACAAGTGGTTATCACAAATCgagaatatgcatacatgtttgcatactcgcatacatatatgtgtatataagtatatgtgcgtgtatatgtacgtgtatgtttgtgtgtgtgtaaatatatgtgcgtacgtgtgagaGTGTAAtaacacttatataaatatctaatattgatattaatatttgtaaTCTTTAATTTTCGTTATTTGCCAATAACCAGAGATTCAACGTCTCTGAGACAGATGGCGATTGCAGATTCGAAATACTTACATGCCCACACGCGCGCT includes the following:
- the LOC115221703 gene encoding probable basic-leucine zipper transcription factor I isoform X2, translated to MLPKQEHDIVTNCSPHRYELQQQQQQEQQQQKQQQQHPQQPQQQQQQQQQQQPQQQQQPHHLLHHQHHLLQHHHLHQQTQQPQYQLQKQKQQPEQNDEQMITRNSPLNLRSSPLNLRQLQLPQEHHLQLQPQQHPLHQQQQYNQQAPPQSPKSPKSPKSPKSPISPKSPKSPNSPHSPQQQQQQQQQHQLQPQQHPSQIPPQPQQNKSPPHQQQHQLQLQEQHRKSPQQHQQQQQQQSPPNQPNQQQQLQQQHQHLHQKPPLPRQQRPQLQVEPQQYSRQALQMRNEIQTKEVCAAKFCVRDNGITSKESEIQNQITGDKIEKEDILVRDCAVMTHFPNADNVHNASAEELIKEIQALKDDSKKCHRELDRWKSNCRKYKASYLIVADHNRVLVRENSTQKWELAYLQQRIQRQQERYDELERNYDILQDNYKTLSGLFNRLPPPDKRLEEKYEMLRNDYEKINNDRISLMDKINQLTEQLTCYLSDTPFQTQGSTGREPTDGVIWADNHQNIIDGLSDKTQMPHIKERYSQSLKKCKPQPYAIREISGQFGRLPPGSDGDDEDSYSNFPCSDVTADGDSRTEMFRATSSNKTSGPKSTRPFARHRKNKHKLPSVPAWLSQLKNNKVHPGDEDD
- the LOC115221703 gene encoding probable basic-leucine zipper transcription factor I isoform X1, which translates into the protein MLPKQEHDIVTNCSPHRYELQQQQQQEQQQQKQQQQHPQQPQQQQQQQQQQQPQQQQQPHHLLHHQHHLLQHHHLHQQTQQPQYQLQKQKQQPEQNDEQMITRNSPLNLRSSPLNLRQLQLPQEHHLQLQPQQHPLHQQQQYNQQAPPQSPKSPKSPKSPKSPISPKSPKSPNSPHSPQQQQQQQQQHQLQPQQHPSQIPPQPQQNKSPPHQQQHQLQLQEQHRKSPQQHQQQHQLQLQEQHRKSPQQHQQQQSPPNQPNQQQQLQQQHQHLHQKPPLPRQQRPQLQVEPQQYSRQALQMRNEIQTKEVCAAKFCVRDNGITSKESEIQNQITGDKIEKEDILVRDCAVMTHFPNADNVHNASAEELIKEIQALKDDSKKCHRELDRWKSNCRKYKASYLIVADHNRVLVRENSTQKWELAYLQQRIQRQQERYDELERNYDILQDNYKTLSGLFNRLPPPDKRLEEKYEMLRNDYEKINNDRISLMDKINQLTEQLTCYLSDTPFQTQGSTGREPTDGVIWADNHQNIIDGLSDKTQMPHIKERYSQSLKKCKPQPYAIREISGQFGRLPPGSDGDDEDSYSNFPCSDVTADGDSRTEMFRATSSNKTSGPKSTRPFARHRKNKHKLPSVPAWLSQLKNNKVHPGDEDD